A region from the Trueperaceae bacterium genome encodes:
- a CDS encoding carbon monoxide dehydrogenase, with amino-acid sequence MQAFGFASPKTVDEAVALLTESAGNARVLGGGTDLIAQLDEGRIKTELVIDVKRIPQLTDLNYSLQTGLELGAATPCYRLYSNPEITSAYPGLIDSADLIGGRGIQGRASFGGNLCNSGPAGDSIPAMIVHNAICVIAGPDGQREVPVEEFCVAPGKNILKTGEFLVSIKFPAPTAHFGAHYLRFIPRNEMDIAVVGAGASVSLDETGQTIEQARIALGAVAPTPLLVEEAGASLIGKQVSDATINEAAQLAQEAAKPISDMRGTVEQRKHLAAVLTRRALNKAIERARG; translated from the coding sequence TTGCAGGCCTTCGGATTTGCATCACCAAAAACCGTGGATGAGGCTGTCGCGCTCTTAACCGAAAGCGCAGGTAACGCTCGCGTACTCGGTGGCGGCACCGACCTGATTGCCCAGCTGGATGAAGGTCGGATCAAAACTGAACTCGTTATTGACGTGAAACGTATTCCTCAGCTGACCGACCTAAACTACTCACTCCAAACCGGTCTCGAGCTCGGCGCTGCCACACCATGCTACCGCCTCTACTCGAACCCAGAAATCACGAGTGCCTACCCAGGACTTATCGATAGTGCCGACCTGATCGGTGGAAGAGGCATCCAAGGTAGAGCATCATTCGGCGGTAACCTCTGCAATTCAGGACCCGCCGGGGATTCCATCCCCGCAATGATCGTTCATAACGCAATCTGCGTTATTGCTGGGCCAGACGGACAACGCGAAGTTCCCGTCGAAGAATTCTGCGTTGCTCCCGGAAAAAACATTCTGAAGACTGGCGAATTCCTAGTCTCCATAAAATTCCCAGCCCCCACCGCACATTTCGGAGCTCATTACCTCCGCTTCATCCCACGTAACGAAATGGATATTGCTGTTGTTGGTGCAGGCGCATCAGTTTCACTAGACGAGACGGGCCAAACAATAGAACAAGCCCGCATTGCGCTTGGTGCCGTAGCTCCCACACCATTACTAGTTGAGGAAGCAGGTGCTTCATTAATCGGCAAGCAAGTTTCAGATGCCACTATCAACGAAGCTGCCCAACTAGCTCAAGAAGCAGCAAAACCCATCAGTGACATGCGTGGCACTGTAGAGCAACGCAAACACCTCGCTGCCGTACTAACCCGCCGTGCCCTAAACAAGGCAATCGAGCGGGCCAGAGGCTGA
- a CDS encoding ferredoxin, with protein MTLSNHAIVNTTINGEEKTFLCEPRQTLLQVLRENLGMTGTKEGCSNGNCGACNILLDGVLVNSCLVLAPEIEGRSVTTIEGVAPTEGLHPLQQKFLEHAALQCGICTPGFIVSAIALLEKNPKPTEEEVRFHLSGNLCRCTGYDKIIRAVLDTAESMASA; from the coding sequence ATGACCTTGTCGAATCACGCAATTGTTAACACAACCATTAACGGCGAAGAGAAGACATTCCTTTGTGAACCCCGCCAGACACTACTTCAGGTCCTACGTGAAAACCTCGGTATGACCGGCACCAAGGAAGGCTGCAGCAACGGCAATTGCGGCGCATGCAACATTCTCCTCGATGGCGTACTAGTGAATTCCTGCTTAGTCCTAGCACCAGAAATAGAAGGTCGTTCAGTCACCACTATCGAGGGTGTTGCACCGACCGAAGGGCTACACCCACTGCAACAGAAATTCCTTGAGCATGCGGCTTTACAATGCGGAATTTGCACACCAGGATTCATTGTTTCCGCCATAGCACTATTAGAGAAAAACCCTAAACCCACCGAAGAGGAAGTCCGCTTTCATTTGTCCGGCAACTTGTGCCGCTGCACCGGTTACGACAAGATCATCCGCGCTGTTCTCGACACCGCTGAGAGCATGGCTTCCGCGTGA
- a CDS encoding oxidoreductase, whose translation MAVKEKKPPASDQTYKIIGSRPIRPDGVDKVTGKAIYAADVRVANRLYGAMVRSPHAHARIISIDTSKAEAIDGVKSVVTAADLPNVEDGLLWSSWKILARNKVLYDGHAIAAVAATSLAIAQEAADQIQIEYEVLPPVLDVLDAMADDPIIVLEDLRTTEMGAKLEGRTNVASHLQHSRGDINAGFAAADEVIEREFRTSTVHQGYIEPHSTVVLYNGDDHLTIWCSTQSAFGVRNQVAGLLDIPVSSVTVIPTEIGGGFGGKLDPYLEPVAALLSKKAGSRPVQMTMSRTEVLRGTGPTSGTYIRVKMGATKDGNLTAAEVYMAYEAGAFPGSPVGAGAVTILAPYLLDNLLINGYDVIVNKPKAAAYRAPGATVAAYAAESVVDELAEKLGVDPLDFRQQNATQEGDRRADGPVFARIGNKETLTAAAEHPHYTAPLEGRNRGRGVANGYWQNWGGKSSVSASINDDGSVNLVEGSTDIGGSRASIAMQLAETMDIPYESVRPQVVDTDSVGYNDSTGGSRVTFATGWAAYEVGLKLIDELTRRAATLLEKDPDDVIYEDGFFASNGNRVSFNELAGRLDETGSPVVASASVHPQGFGGAFGTHIVDVEVDTETGKVEILRYTAVQDVGKAIHPSYVEGQMHGGAAQGVGWALNEEYVYDDDGRLLNASFLDYRTPTALDLPMLDTVLVEVANPGHPYGVRGVGEVPIVPPVAAIANAIYDAIGIRMRSLPMSPGKILKAIWDKEGN comes from the coding sequence ATGGCAGTAAAGGAGAAAAAACCACCCGCTAGTGATCAAACCTACAAGATTATTGGTTCTCGACCAATAAGACCCGACGGGGTTGATAAGGTCACGGGTAAAGCAATTTATGCTGCTGACGTACGAGTAGCAAACCGCCTTTACGGCGCAATGGTGCGCAGTCCCCACGCACACGCCCGCATCATCTCGATTGACACCAGTAAAGCCGAAGCAATTGATGGCGTGAAGTCAGTTGTCACAGCAGCTGACCTGCCTAACGTCGAGGACGGCTTGTTGTGGAGCAGCTGGAAGATCCTGGCGCGCAACAAAGTTCTATACGACGGTCATGCTATCGCCGCAGTTGCCGCCACGAGCCTTGCTATAGCTCAAGAAGCAGCCGACCAAATCCAGATCGAATACGAAGTACTTCCACCAGTACTCGATGTTCTAGACGCAATGGCCGACGATCCCATAATCGTTCTTGAAGACCTACGTACCACTGAGATGGGCGCTAAACTCGAAGGACGTACGAACGTAGCGAGCCACCTTCAGCACAGCCGTGGTGATATTAACGCTGGTTTCGCAGCTGCCGATGAAGTTATAGAACGAGAATTCCGAACCAGCACTGTTCACCAAGGTTACATAGAGCCTCACAGTACCGTTGTGCTGTACAACGGTGACGATCACCTCACCATTTGGTGCAGCACCCAATCTGCGTTCGGAGTTCGTAATCAAGTAGCGGGCTTACTGGACATTCCAGTTTCCAGTGTCACAGTAATTCCTACTGAAATTGGTGGTGGGTTTGGCGGCAAGCTAGATCCATACCTCGAGCCAGTAGCAGCCTTACTTTCTAAGAAAGCTGGTTCCCGACCAGTACAGATGACCATGAGTCGCACTGAAGTCTTGCGTGGTACCGGACCGACATCCGGTACGTACATCCGGGTCAAAATGGGGGCCACTAAAGACGGAAATCTCACCGCTGCTGAGGTGTACATGGCCTACGAAGCCGGAGCTTTCCCAGGTTCTCCAGTAGGTGCTGGCGCTGTCACCATCCTTGCTCCTTATCTGCTTGATAATTTGCTCATAAATGGTTACGACGTCATTGTTAACAAACCTAAAGCAGCTGCTTACAGGGCTCCCGGAGCTACCGTAGCTGCCTACGCTGCAGAAAGCGTCGTTGATGAATTAGCAGAGAAACTGGGTGTCGATCCGCTAGATTTCCGTCAACAAAATGCCACACAAGAGGGCGACCGTCGAGCTGACGGACCGGTATTCGCTCGCATTGGGAATAAAGAGACACTAACGGCCGCAGCAGAACATCCGCACTACACCGCGCCACTAGAAGGACGCAACAGGGGCCGGGGTGTCGCGAATGGCTACTGGCAGAACTGGGGTGGCAAGTCCAGCGTCTCGGCAAGCATCAACGATGATGGGTCTGTAAACCTTGTTGAGGGTTCAACAGACATTGGTGGTTCCCGCGCATCGATCGCCATGCAGCTAGCTGAAACCATGGACATCCCCTACGAATCCGTCCGGCCGCAAGTCGTCGACACGGACTCAGTTGGGTATAACGACAGTACTGGCGGCAGCCGCGTTACCTTCGCTACAGGCTGGGCAGCGTACGAAGTTGGCCTGAAATTAATTGATGAGCTTACTCGCCGGGCAGCCACACTCCTAGAGAAAGATCCTGACGACGTTATTTACGAAGATGGATTCTTCGCTAGTAACGGCAACCGAGTGAGCTTCAATGAGCTGGCTGGCCGCCTGGATGAGACTGGCAGTCCAGTGGTGGCCTCTGCTTCCGTCCACCCGCAGGGATTCGGTGGGGCTTTCGGCACTCATATTGTTGATGTTGAGGTAGATACAGAAACCGGCAAAGTAGAGATCCTTCGTTACACCGCCGTTCAGGACGTGGGTAAGGCCATCCACCCGAGTTACGTCGAAGGCCAGATGCACGGGGGTGCAGCCCAAGGTGTCGGCTGGGCACTAAATGAGGAGTACGTTTACGACGATGACGGTCGTCTATTAAACGCAAGTTTCCTTGATTACCGGACTCCCACGGCCCTTGACCTACCAATGCTCGACACCGTCCTAGTTGAAGTGGCCAACCCAGGTCACCCCTACGGAGTACGTGGCGTCGGAGAGGTCCCCATCGTTCCTCCCGTAGCAGCCATAGCGAACGCAATTTACGACGCAATAGGTATACGCATGAGGTCCCTACCAATGTCGCCCGGAAAGATCCTCAAGGCAATATGGGACAAAGAGGGGAACTAA